From one Bradyrhizobium sp. Ash2021 genomic stretch:
- a CDS encoding tetratricopeptide repeat protein encodes MAFRFPRAWSCRIAIFAAAMIAAPAVASAQDDPRVIPPPQQQKKLPEAPSKLPKVGADRTRGLDFLFGALKAAPDETSAKHVEARIWALWLQTPSDTAALLMVRAKAAMDAQQMDVALKLLDAVVKLRPDYIEAWNRRATLYYLRNDYTHSLEDIEQVLSREPRHFGALAGLGMIMQDIGDDKRALDAFRKALAVNPHLEKVPELVKTLSEKVEGRDI; translated from the coding sequence ATGGCTTTTCGATTCCCGCGTGCATGGAGCTGCCGGATTGCGATCTTCGCTGCGGCGATGATTGCCGCGCCCGCCGTGGCGTCCGCCCAGGACGACCCAAGGGTCATCCCGCCACCCCAGCAGCAGAAGAAGTTGCCGGAAGCGCCGAGCAAGCTGCCCAAGGTCGGCGCCGATCGCACCCGTGGTCTGGATTTCCTGTTCGGCGCGCTCAAGGCAGCACCGGATGAGACCAGCGCCAAGCATGTCGAGGCCCGGATCTGGGCGCTGTGGCTGCAGACCCCGAGCGATACCGCGGCCCTGTTGATGGTGCGCGCCAAGGCCGCGATGGACGCCCAGCAGATGGATGTCGCGCTAAAACTGCTGGATGCCGTGGTCAAACTGCGTCCCGATTATATCGAAGCCTGGAACCGGCGCGCGACGCTTTACTACCTGAGGAACGACTACACCCATTCGCTCGAGGACATCGAGCAGGTGCTGAGCCGCGAACCCCGTCATTTCGGGGCGCTGGCCGGGCTCGGCATGATCATGCAGGATATCGGCGACGACAAGCGCGCGCTCGATGCCTTCCGCAAGGCGCTGGCGGTCAATCCGCACCTCGAAAAAGTGCCGGAGCTGGTCAAGACGCTCAGCGAAAAGGTCGAAGGCCGCGATATCTAG
- a CDS encoding MaoC family dehydratase, with protein sequence MTTTFEDLNAGDAIDGPTFAVSRESIRLFCDASLDYNPLHLDDDYMKGSFGKTNFGGIIMHGMNNFGLISRMLTDWAYPRGAIHRRLETRWVKPVRPGDTIQPSGIVKSKQVTKNSRWVLIDVVVRNQSGEKVATGEAMVEFPLDTAA encoded by the coding sequence ATGACCACCACATTCGAAGACCTGAACGCCGGCGACGCCATCGACGGGCCGACATTCGCGGTCTCCCGCGAATCCATCCGGCTGTTCTGCGACGCCTCGCTCGACTACAACCCGCTGCATCTCGACGACGACTACATGAAGGGCAGTTTCGGCAAGACCAATTTCGGCGGCATCATCATGCACGGCATGAACAATTTCGGGCTGATCTCGCGCATGCTGACCGACTGGGCCTACCCGCGTGGAGCCATCCACCGCCGCCTGGAGACGAGATGGGTCAAACCGGTGCGGCCCGGCGACACCATCCAACCGAGCGGCATCGTCAAGTCCAAGCAGGTGACGAAGAATTCGCGCTGGGTGCTGATCGACGTCGTGGTGCGCAACCAGAGCGGCGAAAAGGTCGCGACCGGCGAGGCGATGGTTGAGTTCCCGCTGGATACGGCGGCCTGA
- a CDS encoding fatty acid desaturase, with product MTTAPRPTVKAAVLTPEDLITASAADAGILLPAGVRPFRLNWPYIIGIGAYHAVALMAFLPGYFSWSGLIVAILGTHLRGLFGINLCYHRLLTHRGLKCPKWLEHAMVVIAMSCLQETPARWVAIHRRHHQFADEQPDPHSPLAGFFWSHIGWILVDQPELARLGIYERYARDILRDRFYVALERHNWLVWINLGQMPLFFGAGFAVAWLSGEATTDAVRTGLGILMFGVFVRTVLVWHITWAINSVTHLWGYRNYETDEDSRNNLVVGLISNGEGWHNNHHADPRSARHGHRWWEIDNTWLTIRVLARLGLATDVVAPNAHLAGRPKGGRLTTRGSTGVPAE from the coding sequence ATGACGACCGCTCCCCGGCCGACCGTTAAAGCTGCCGTCCTTACGCCCGAAGATCTCATCACCGCTTCCGCGGCCGACGCCGGAATCCTGTTGCCCGCGGGCGTCAGGCCGTTTCGGCTGAACTGGCCCTATATAATCGGGATCGGCGCCTACCACGCCGTGGCGCTGATGGCCTTCCTGCCCGGCTATTTCAGCTGGAGCGGCCTGATCGTCGCCATCCTGGGCACGCATCTGCGCGGACTGTTCGGCATCAACCTTTGCTATCACCGGCTGCTCACCCATCGCGGCCTCAAATGTCCGAAATGGCTGGAGCACGCGATGGTGGTGATCGCGATGTCCTGCCTGCAGGAAACCCCGGCCCGCTGGGTCGCGATCCACCGCCGGCACCACCAATTCGCCGACGAGCAGCCCGACCCGCACAGCCCGCTTGCGGGTTTCTTCTGGAGCCACATCGGCTGGATTCTGGTCGATCAGCCGGAACTCGCCCGGCTCGGCATTTACGAACGCTATGCCAGGGACATCCTGCGCGATCGCTTTTACGTCGCGCTCGAACGCCACAACTGGCTGGTCTGGATCAATCTCGGACAGATGCCGCTGTTCTTCGGCGCCGGATTCGCAGTGGCCTGGCTATCGGGAGAAGCAACGACCGATGCGGTACGGACCGGACTTGGCATTCTGATGTTCGGCGTCTTCGTCCGCACCGTGCTGGTTTGGCATATTACCTGGGCGATCAATTCGGTGACGCATCTGTGGGGTTACCGGAACTACGAGACCGACGAGGACAGCCGCAACAACCTCGTCGTCGGCCTGATCTCCAACGGCGAGGGCTGGCACAATAACCATCACGCCGACCCGCGCTCGGCCCGCCACGGTCATCGCTGGTGGGAGATCGACAACACCTGGCTCACCATCCGCGTCTTGGCGCGGCTTGGCCTTGCCACCGACGTGGTGGCGCCGAATGCGCATCTTGCCGGGCGCCCCAAGGGCGGCAGGCTGACAACACGCGGATCGACCGGCGTCCCGGCCGAATGA
- a CDS encoding amidohydrolase family protein: MPKLKLPNIEDVVAIDIHTHAEEPCGMHGDDGYDDFQAQMADYFKSPHKHPPTVPETAAYYRSKKIAAVIFPVDAERETGFRRYNNYEMLEVASENLDVLIPFVSIDPHKGKLGVREARKLIEEYGVRGFKFHPTMQGFYPNDRLAYPLYEAINDAGAIALFHTGQTGVGSGMPGGMGMRLKYSNPMYMDDVAADFPDLRIILAHPSFPWQEEALSVATHKPNVYIDLSGWSPKYFPPILVRYINSILQDKMLFGSDWPVITPDRWLADFAKLDIRDEIRPKVLKANARRILGI; the protein is encoded by the coding sequence ATGCCCAAGCTGAAGCTGCCCAATATTGAAGACGTCGTGGCGATCGACATCCACACCCATGCCGAAGAGCCCTGCGGCATGCATGGCGACGACGGCTATGATGATTTTCAGGCGCAGATGGCCGACTACTTCAAGTCGCCCCACAAGCATCCGCCGACGGTGCCGGAAACCGCGGCCTATTACCGCTCCAAGAAGATCGCGGCGGTGATCTTCCCCGTCGATGCCGAGCGCGAGACCGGCTTCCGCCGCTACAATAATTACGAGATGCTGGAAGTAGCTTCCGAAAATCTCGACGTCCTGATCCCCTTCGTCAGTATCGATCCGCACAAGGGCAAATTGGGCGTGCGCGAGGCGCGGAAGCTGATCGAGGAGTACGGCGTCCGCGGCTTCAAATTCCATCCGACCATGCAGGGCTTCTATCCGAACGACCGCCTGGCCTATCCGCTCTATGAAGCCATCAACGACGCCGGCGCGATCGCGCTGTTCCACACCGGCCAGACCGGCGTCGGCTCAGGCATGCCCGGCGGCATGGGGATGCGCCTGAAATATTCCAACCCGATGTACATGGACGACGTCGCGGCGGATTTCCCGGATCTGAGGATCATCCTCGCCCACCCGTCATTCCCCTGGCAGGAAGAGGCGCTGTCGGTCGCGACCCACAAGCCGAACGTCTATATCGACCTCTCCGGCTGGTCGCCGAAATATTTCCCGCCGATCCTCGTGCGTTACATCAACTCGATCCTGCAGGACAAGATGCTGTTCGGCTCGGACTGGCCGGTGATCACGCCGGACCGCTGGCTGGCGGATTTTGCCAAGCTCGACATCCGCGACGAGATCCGGCCGAAGGTATTGAAGGCCAACGCGCGGCGGATTTTGGGTATATAA
- the ykgO gene encoding type B 50S ribosomal protein L36: MKVRNSLKSLRGRHRNNRLVRRKGRVYVINKVQRRFKARQG, from the coding sequence ATGAAGGTCCGTAACTCGCTGAAATCGCTGCGCGGCCGCCACCGCAACAACCGTCTGGTCCGCCGCAAGGGCCGGGTTTACGTGATCAACAAGGTGCAGCGCCGCTTCAAGGCCCGTCAGGGCTGA
- a CDS encoding MaoC family dehydratase N-terminal domain-containing protein — MAQAEAFETDFWKDANLRKVWDDIVPGEPRKTIPYTLTREAIELYCKSVGETHPIYFDEVYAKTTRYGGLIAPPSIHILLMFSCTPADDWMRSPGTVNAGQSWSYNIPARPGDVITLQARALDKFIKRERLFVVHDNVFFNGHGEVICSGRGQTIRPM, encoded by the coding sequence ATGGCGCAGGCGGAGGCCTTTGAGACCGATTTCTGGAAAGACGCCAATCTTCGAAAAGTCTGGGACGACATCGTTCCCGGCGAGCCGCGCAAGACCATTCCCTACACGCTGACGCGGGAGGCGATCGAGCTGTACTGCAAATCGGTCGGCGAAACCCATCCGATCTATTTCGACGAGGTTTACGCCAAGACCACGCGTTATGGCGGGCTGATCGCGCCGCCCTCGATCCATATCTTGCTGATGTTCTCCTGCACGCCGGCGGATGACTGGATGCGCAGTCCGGGCACCGTCAATGCCGGGCAGTCCTGGAGCTACAACATCCCGGCGCGGCCGGGCGACGTCATCACCTTGCAGGCCCGCGCGCTCGACAAGTTCATCAAGCGCGAGCGGCTGTTCGTGGTGCACGACAACGTCTTCTTCAACGGGCATGGCGAGGTGATCTGTTCCGGTCGCGGCCAGACCATCCGGCCAATGTGA